From Lepisosteus oculatus isolate fLepOcu1 chromosome 8, fLepOcu1.hap2, whole genome shotgun sequence, one genomic window encodes:
- the nkx2.9 gene encoding NK2 transcription factor related, locus 9: protein MMSVSAKISFTVRSILDLPEHEAGHSPESCSASSYSEWSEGDRSHCLSSDESCPETFPDSTQKAEPSSETEAEKKKKRRVLFSKAQTFELERRFRQQRYLSAPEREQLAHLLSLTPTQVKIWFQNHRYKMKRARTEGSTDLSQTPLLRRVVVPVLVRDGKPCHTCVIDSAQFQDKPGCGISTSAPPASFALHGYQPLHHAAPLTLIPGYQHLTSPAASRHHWAW, encoded by the exons ATGATGTCTGTTTCTGCAAAAATCAGTTTTACTGTTCGTAGTATTCTGGATTTACCGGAGCATGAGGCGGGTCATTCCCCAGAAAGCTGTTCTGCCTCTTCATATTCTGAGTGGTCAGAAGGTGACAGAAGTCACTGCCTAT CATCTGACGAGAGCTGTCCAGAGACATTTCCAGATTCAACCCAGAAAGCAGAGCCCAGTTCAGAGACAGAAgccgaaaaaaagaagaagcgACGGGTTCTTTTCTCCAAAGCCCAAACCTTTGAGCTGGAGAGGCGATTCCGGCAGCAGCGCTACCTCTCCGCCCCTGAACGCGAGCAGCTCGCCCATCTTCTCAGTTTGACACCGACCCAAGTGAAAATCTGGTTTCAGAACCACAGATACAAAATGAAACGAGCCAGGACCGAGGGATCTACAGACCTCAGCCAGACCCCGCTTCTGCGTAGGGTGGTCGTACCGGTGCTGGTTAGGGACGGAAAACCGTGCCACACCTGCGTCATCGACTCGGCACAGTTTCAGGACAAACCTGGCTGCGGCATCTCCACATCAGCACCGCCCGCGTCCTTTGCTCTCCATGGGTACCAGCCCCTTCATCACGCCGCTCCCCTGACATTGATTCCCGGCTATCAGCACTTAACTAGCCCTGCAGCGTCCAGGCATCACTGGGCTTGGTAA